The proteins below come from a single Kitasatospora sp. NBC_00315 genomic window:
- a CDS encoding ABC transporter permease gives MSTDLNPRPAVAERAPRSASRPAPAPRLTPAERSEASEGPRRPGALRRLPGLLLSGATKSVAILALLALWELAPRFDLVDRTFLPPFSEVLAAWYGLLQNGQLADNTVASLTRSLAGFGLAVVIGVPLGLLIGWYRPVANLLSPLLELFRNTAALALLPVFVLILGIGETSKISIVLYACLWPILLNTISAVRSVDPTLIRLARSLDLSAPRLFQKVILPASVPVVFTGVRLAGAVSILVLVAAEMVGAKAGLGYLINASQYNFAIPQMYAGIVTISVIGLLFNQLLVALERRFTAWRAPLGS, from the coding sequence ATGAGCACCGACCTGAACCCGCGCCCGGCGGTCGCCGAGCGGGCACCCCGCAGCGCGTCCCGACCGGCCCCCGCCCCGCGGCTCACGCCGGCCGAGCGGTCCGAGGCATCCGAGGGGCCCCGGCGGCCGGGAGCGCTGCGACGCCTGCCCGGGCTCCTGCTCAGCGGCGCCACCAAGAGCGTGGCGATCCTCGCGCTGCTGGCGCTCTGGGAGCTCGCTCCGCGCTTCGATCTGGTGGACCGTACGTTTCTGCCACCGTTCAGTGAAGTCCTGGCGGCCTGGTACGGGCTGCTGCAGAACGGCCAGCTGGCCGACAACACCGTGGCCAGCCTGACCCGTTCGCTCGCGGGCTTCGGCCTGGCGGTGGTGATCGGAGTGCCGCTGGGCCTGCTGATCGGCTGGTACCGCCCGGTCGCCAACCTGCTCAGCCCGTTGCTGGAACTGTTCCGCAACACGGCGGCGCTCGCTCTGCTCCCGGTGTTCGTACTGATCCTCGGTATCGGCGAGACGTCCAAGATCTCGATCGTGCTGTACGCCTGCCTCTGGCCGATCCTGCTGAACACCATCAGCGCGGTACGCAGCGTGGATCCGACGCTGATCCGGCTCGCCCGCTCGCTGGACCTCTCCGCGCCCAGGCTGTTCCAGAAGGTGATTCTGCCCGCTTCGGTTCCGGTGGTCTTCACCGGCGTCCGGCTCGCCGGAGCGGTGTCGATCCTGGTGCTGGTCGCCGCGGAGATGGTGGGGGCGAAGGCCGGGCTCGGCTATCTGATCAACGCCTCGCAGTACAACTTCGCGATCCCGCAGATGTACGCGGGCATCGTGACCATCTCCGTCATCGGGCTGCTCTTCAACCAGTTGCTGGTCGCGTTGGAGCGTAGGTTCACCGCCTGGCGTGCCCCGCTGGGCAGTTGA
- a CDS encoding ABC transporter ATP-binding protein — protein sequence MTAHISFRKVTKTFPVRGRAGGRRASEFTALDAVELDVAKGEFLAVVGPSGCGKSTLLDLLGGLTAPTSGEILLDGRPVTGPGVDRSIVFQQYALLPWRTAQGNVEFGLEATGVPRRQRAARAREYLDLVGLTGFEDRHPHELSGGMKQRVAIARSLAYDPDVLLMDEPFAALDAQTRESLQDELLRIWQRTGKTVVFITHGIEEAVYLGGRVAVLTSRPGRVKEVVPIDLGERAAGQDLRSSPEFANYRRRIWSLLHDEVSRAQQLEREVSHV from the coding sequence ATGACCGCGCACATCAGTTTTCGCAAGGTCACCAAGACCTTCCCGGTCCGGGGGCGGGCGGGAGGCCGTCGCGCCTCCGAGTTCACCGCCCTCGACGCCGTCGAACTCGACGTCGCGAAGGGTGAGTTCCTGGCCGTGGTCGGCCCGAGCGGATGCGGCAAGTCCACCCTGCTGGACCTGCTCGGGGGCCTGACGGCGCCGACCTCGGGTGAGATCCTGCTCGACGGCCGCCCGGTGACCGGGCCGGGTGTCGACCGCAGCATCGTCTTCCAGCAGTACGCGCTGCTGCCGTGGCGCACGGCACAGGGCAACGTCGAGTTCGGGCTGGAGGCCACCGGCGTGCCCCGGCGGCAACGGGCGGCCAGGGCAAGGGAGTACCTCGACCTGGTCGGTCTCACCGGCTTCGAGGACCGCCACCCGCACGAGCTGTCCGGTGGGATGAAGCAGCGGGTGGCGATCGCCCGCAGCCTGGCGTACGACCCGGACGTCCTGCTGATGGACGAGCCGTTCGCCGCCCTCGACGCGCAGACCCGCGAGTCGCTCCAGGACGAGCTGCTGCGGATCTGGCAGCGCACCGGCAAGACCGTCGTGTTCATCACCCACGGCATCGAGGAGGCGGTCTACCTCGGCGGCCGGGTCGCGGTGCTCACCTCACGGCCCGGCCGGGTCAAGGAGGTGGTGCCGATCGATCTGGGTGAGCGGGCGGCGGGCCAGGACCTCCGGTCCAGCCCCGAGTTCGCGAACTACCGACGCCGGATCTGGAGCCTGCTGCACGACGAGGTCAGCCGTGCACAGCAGTTGGAACGAGAGGTCAGCCACGTATGA
- a CDS encoding SigE family RNA polymerase sigma factor: MGGDGAAADFDAFYEASYGQLVAHLYALTGDLGEAQDAAQEAFIRAWDRWHQVSTHDNPVAWVRLTGQRVAISRWRRARTAVRSWVRHGPVAPVAGPGPDTVALVDALRRLPEAQRSALVLHHMGGRSVAEIAAEGGVAVGTVKARLHRGRQALAVLLGEEPARVPEPVPTQPSTVPVPVPVPVPVQASGRRPVGVRANNTAAPDLGPGSLPRTRPESPPGAEVEPGPVGDGDEGSGATMPAGPADTLARELTELTAHA, translated from the coding sequence ATGGGAGGGGACGGCGCAGCCGCCGACTTCGACGCGTTCTACGAGGCTTCGTACGGTCAGCTCGTCGCGCACCTCTATGCGTTGACCGGTGACCTGGGGGAGGCCCAGGACGCGGCCCAGGAGGCGTTCATCCGGGCCTGGGACAGGTGGCATCAGGTCAGCACCCACGACAACCCGGTCGCCTGGGTCCGGCTCACCGGTCAGCGGGTGGCGATCAGTCGCTGGCGGCGGGCCCGCACGGCGGTGCGCAGCTGGGTCCGGCACGGTCCGGTGGCGCCGGTCGCCGGTCCGGGGCCGGACACCGTCGCCCTGGTCGATGCGTTGCGGCGGTTGCCGGAGGCGCAGCGGTCCGCACTGGTGCTGCACCACATGGGCGGCCGGTCGGTGGCGGAGATCGCGGCGGAGGGCGGTGTCGCGGTGGGTACCGTCAAAGCGCGGCTGCACCGGGGCCGGCAGGCCCTGGCGGTCCTGCTCGGCGAGGAGCCCGCGAGAGTTCCGGAGCCGGTGCCCACGCAGCCGAGCACCGTCCCCGTCCCCGTCCCCGTCCCCGTCCCCGTCCAGGCTTCGGGTCGCAGGCCCGTCGGCGTCCGTGCGAACAACACGGCCGCTCCCGACCTCGGGCCCGGCTCCCTGCCGCGGACCCGTCCGGAGAGTCCGCCCGGCGCCGAGGTGGAGCCCGGGCCGGTTGGGGACGGTGACGAGGGCAGCGGTGCGACGATGCCGGCCGGTCCCGCGGACACGCTCGCCAGGGAGCTGACGGAGCTGACCGCGCATGCGTGA
- a CDS encoding TauD/TfdA dioxygenase family protein yields the protein MTSTFEIRKVGGRIGAEILGVDTAAELDRETVEQLNAALVEHKALFFRGQQLDDDGQTRFAANFGTLTTAHPTVPSLDGQPNVLAVDSEDGGRANRWHTDVTFVRTPPKASTLRSLIVPPYGGNTLIANTQSAYRDLPEQLREFADRLWAVHTNDYDYAQGKELDAADQERRRVFTARTYRTAHPVVRVHPESGERGLFIGGFAQSIVGLPSAESHDLLRSLQAYVTRPENVVRWRWELGDVVLFDNRATQHYAPDDYDDLPRRLHRVTVAGDIPVGVTGEPSYVLEGDDASHYTP from the coding sequence ATGACCAGCACCTTCGAGATCCGCAAGGTCGGCGGCCGGATCGGCGCCGAGATCCTCGGCGTCGACACCGCCGCCGAGCTCGACCGCGAGACCGTCGAACAGCTCAACGCCGCACTGGTGGAGCACAAGGCGCTCTTCTTCCGCGGCCAGCAGCTCGACGACGACGGCCAGACCCGGTTCGCCGCCAACTTCGGCACCCTCACGACCGCCCACCCGACCGTCCCGTCGCTGGACGGTCAGCCCAACGTGCTGGCGGTGGACAGCGAGGACGGCGGGCGGGCCAATCGCTGGCACACCGACGTCACCTTCGTCCGCACACCGCCCAAGGCCAGCACCCTGCGCAGCCTGATCGTCCCGCCGTACGGGGGCAACACCCTGATCGCCAACACCCAGAGCGCCTACCGCGATCTGCCGGAGCAGCTGCGCGAGTTCGCCGACCGGCTCTGGGCCGTGCACACCAACGACTACGACTACGCCCAGGGCAAGGAGCTCGACGCGGCCGACCAGGAGCGCCGCCGGGTGTTCACCGCGCGCACCTACCGCACCGCCCACCCGGTGGTCCGGGTGCACCCGGAGAGCGGCGAGCGCGGGCTGTTCATCGGCGGTTTCGCACAGTCGATCGTCGGCCTGCCGAGCGCCGAGTCGCACGACCTGCTGCGCAGCCTCCAGGCGTACGTGACCCGGCCGGAGAACGTGGTCCGCTGGCGCTGGGAGCTCGGGGACGTGGTGCTGTTCGACAACCGCGCCACCCAGCACTACGCGCCGGACGACTACGACGACCTGCCCCGACGCCTGCACCGCGTCACCGTCGCCGGCGACATCCCGGTGGGTGTCACGGGGGAGCCCAGCTACGTTCTCGAAGGCGACGACGCCTCGCACTACACGCCCTGA
- a CDS encoding ABC transporter substrate-binding protein, whose product MPVTSRPVLRPSSRRQFLALAAIGAAAAACGRATAAEGGGAETKKLRYQGWVGQVTLPELAEDLGYFGDVRLEWVGNTVSGPQDIQSAATGQTDFGGAFNGAVVKLISAGAPVKAAISYYGVDAASFNGYYVLEDSPIRSARDLIGKKVGMNTLGAHVEAVLDTYLQRNGFAAGELGRVERIVVPPVNTEQSLRQKQIEVASLGGVLRDKALAAGGIRPLFSDFDLLGAFSAGTYVLTNRFLKQNPNTARVFVTGVAKAIEWARSSPREEVIARSAEIIKRRGRNEDVAALQYWKSFGVAEPGGRITDGTFQLWIDWLTAHGDIKAGQVKAADLYTNRFNGYPAVSPSAVRS is encoded by the coding sequence ATGCCCGTGACTTCAAGGCCGGTACTCCGGCCCAGCTCCCGACGCCAGTTCCTGGCGTTGGCCGCCATCGGGGCGGCGGCCGCCGCCTGCGGCCGGGCGACGGCCGCCGAAGGTGGTGGGGCCGAGACGAAGAAGCTTCGTTACCAGGGCTGGGTCGGGCAGGTGACACTGCCCGAACTCGCAGAGGATCTGGGCTACTTCGGTGATGTGAGGCTGGAGTGGGTCGGCAACACCGTCAGCGGCCCGCAGGACATCCAGTCGGCCGCGACCGGGCAGACGGACTTCGGCGGGGCGTTCAACGGTGCGGTGGTCAAGCTGATCTCGGCCGGGGCGCCGGTGAAGGCGGCGATCAGCTACTACGGCGTCGACGCCGCCTCCTTCAACGGCTACTACGTGCTGGAGGACAGCCCGATCCGCTCGGCCCGGGACCTGATCGGCAAGAAGGTCGGGATGAACACCCTCGGCGCCCACGTCGAAGCGGTGCTCGACACCTACCTCCAGCGCAACGGCTTTGCCGCGGGGGAGTTGGGCCGGGTCGAGCGGATCGTGGTGCCACCGGTCAACACCGAGCAGTCGTTGCGGCAGAAGCAGATAGAGGTCGCCTCGCTCGGCGGCGTCCTCCGGGACAAGGCTCTGGCGGCCGGCGGGATCAGGCCGCTGTTCAGCGACTTCGACCTGCTGGGCGCCTTCAGCGCCGGCACGTACGTGCTGACGAACCGCTTCCTCAAGCAGAACCCGAACACGGCGAGGGTCTTTGTGACGGGAGTCGCGAAGGCGATCGAGTGGGCCAGGTCGTCGCCGCGGGAGGAGGTGATCGCGCGCAGTGCGGAGATCATCAAGCGGCGCGGTCGGAACGAGGACGTCGCTGCGCTCCAGTACTGGAAGTCCTTCGGCGTCGCCGAGCCCGGTGGCCGGATCACGGACGGAACCTTCCAGCTCTGGATCGACTGGCTGACCGCACACGGTGACATCAAGGCCGGTCAGGTCAAGGCCGCCGACCTCTACACCAACCGGTTCAACGGCTATCCGGCCGTCTCCCCGAGCGCCGTGAGGAGTTGA